From Quercus lobata isolate SW786 chromosome 1, ValleyOak3.0 Primary Assembly, whole genome shotgun sequence, one genomic window encodes:
- the LOC115995344 gene encoding uncharacterized protein LOC115995344, with amino-acid sequence MQRKVIDDNLCEQCKDQREDVVHALYHCPKLRELWADVQLWNHSCLKQATSFIDLIGCVFADNRDPTLFSMVAWAIWNRRNNLRLGKPAAPLNELIPQAQDRMREFKLYNFSTIIPVGRPPTSWQAPSSNIYKVNFDGAQFVVENSAGLGVVIRNSEGQVMLSLSEKTPLPFTAIEVEAMAARRALKLALETGFQQITLEGDSQILISALVNNTHSLSSFGHILKDIQFLASCFSTINYSHVRRHCNTVAHSLARRAIYLSQMQVWMEDVPPDILPVLQADLTGLPTK; translated from the coding sequence ATGCAGAGGAAAGTCATTGATGATAATCTCTGTGAGCAGTGCAAAGACCAAAGAGAGGACGTGGTCCATGCACTATATCACTGTCCAAAGCTGCGTGAACTGTGGGCAGATGTGCAACTCTGGAATCATAGTTGCCTGAAGCAGGCGACATCTTTTATTGATCTAATTGGTTGTGTTTTTGCAGATAACAGGGACCCAACACTCTTCTCCATGGTGGCGTGGGCAATCTGGAACCGGAGAAATAACCTTCGCCTCGGAAAACCAGCAGCTCCACTCAACGAGCTGATACCTCAAGCCCAAGATAGGATGCGTGAATTCAAGCTCTACAACTTCTCAACCATCATCCCAGTAGGCCGACCACCAACCAGTTGGCAAGCACCGAGCAGCAACATTTACAAAGTTAATTTCGATGGCGCTCAGTTTGTAGTAGAAAATAGCGCCGGCTTGGGAGTGGTCATCCGCAACTCAGAGGGCCAAGTCATGCTCTCTCTTTCGGAAAAAACCCCACTTCCCTTTACAGCTATCGAAGTGGAAGCAATGGCAGCAAGGAGGGCTTTGAAGCTAGCACTAGAGACCGGTTTTCAGCAGATAACCTTGGAAGGGGACTCGCAAATACTTATCTCAGCACTAGTAAACAACACTCACTCTCTgtcaagttttggacacataCTGAAGGACATTCAGTTTCTTGCCTCATGTTTCTCAACAATTAACTACTCTCATGTGCGTAGGCATTGTAATACTGTAGCTCACTCTTTAGCAAGACGAGCAATTTATTTATCTCAAATGCAAGTCTGGATGGAGGATGTACCACCAGATATTCTTCCTGTACTCCAGGCCGATTTAACTGGCCTCCCTACTAAATAA